TCGATGCCGATCATGGAGGAGTCCACTCCATATTCCCGGATGGTCGCCATGAGTTCCTCGAGCATGACCGGATTGTTCAATTCGTAAATGCAGCAGTTGATGGTCTTCTGGTTGATGGGCCGGCTTTCCTCGCGCCAGGCGGCGATCTGTTCACAGACGCTTCGCTCCACGCGCAGCCCCACGGTCCGGATCAGGCCGGTGCGTTCCAGCACGGGGATGAAGTCGGACGGGGAGATGAGGCCTTTTTCCGGATGGTTCCAGCGCAGCAGGGCTTCCATGCCGATGACTTCGCGGGTTTTCAGGTTCACCTGGGGTTGGTAGAAAATGAGGAACTGATTTTCCTCGATGGCCTTGCGCAACTCCTGGGCGATGGAGAAGCGGGTGGACAGCATGTCGTCCTGGTCGCTGTAGCGGTGGGGCCTGATGCTCAGGGATTCCTTGGCGTAATACATGGCCACGTCCGCCTGTCGCAGGAGTTCCTCCTTGGTCTGGGCGTCCAGGGGGTATAGGCTGAATCCCACGCTGACCTCCTGGAAAATGGCGCTTCCCAGGATATTAAACGGCTTGTTTTTAATGTTGTTGATGATTTTCTGCCCCAGCGCCCAGGCGCCTCTTTCCAGGTTGACGCCTTCCCCCAGAACCACGAATTCGTCACCGCCGGTCCGCGCTACGGTATCGCTTTCCCGGACCGACTCCTCCAGGCGCCGGGCCACGCCCTTGATCAGTTCATCCCCGGCGGCGTGCCCCATGGTATCGTTGATGTCCTTGGTCTGGTTCATGTCGATGACATAAACCGCCAGCAGGGAACCATAGCGGTAGGCCCTGGCAATGGCCTTTTCGAAGCGGTCGTTGAGCAGGGAACGGTTGGCCAGGCCGGTCAGCGGGTCGAAGTAGGCTTTGCGGTGCAGTTCGGTTTCCAGCTCCTTCTGGGGGCTGATGTTCCGGACGATTCCCCGGAATCCCACTTTTTCGCCTTTTTGATTTTTGATCAGGGTGATGGAGGCATTGACCCAGATCTGCGACTTGTCTTTCCGCGTCAGCCGCCAGTCGAACCCGTTGGACGGCTGTTCGGTCCGAAACACCTGATTAAACGTCTGGTAGACCAGTTTGGCGTTGAATTCGTCCAGGTATTGACGGTTGTTCATGCCCATCATCTCTTCTTCGGTATAGCCCAGCATCTCGCACATCTGGGGGTTGAAGAAGGTGAAGTTTCCTCTAAAGTCAACTTCGTAATAGGCATCCTGGATCCTTTCCAGAATGGTTTTATAACGCTGTTCGCGTTCCCGCTGAGTTTCGGCGTCCTGTTGATGGCGGGCGGCTTCCCGCCGCAACAGGCTGATCTCCCGCTCCAGTTCCGCGTAAGTGGGTTTTCTGTTCATCGCTGTCTTTTTCAGGGTTAGATGTCTGGATCGCGCCGCTTCTGTTTTCAGGACCCCCCACTATATGATGGAAAACAGAAACCGGAAAAGGCAATCACACACAATTCAATTATTTGAATATATTAATATATGCCGGTAACGGACGCAAATGTCAATTTGAAAAGTTCATCCCCTCGCCCCCTCGCCCCCTTGGACCCTGGACCCTGGCCCTTGACCCTTTTTTACGTGTCCGATTTGAGGGGGATTTGCCCGGTCGGCGCGGACAGGGGTTTGCCTGCTTTTCGCATGGGCAGGGCGTTGGTCAGTGATACAATCAGGGTTGCCAGGTACGGCAGCGACTGGATCAGCAGCACCATCGACCAGAGCTTGGCGCTGGTGTTCTCATACGGTTGACACAGAATAACGCCGGCGGACACCATCCAGAGCAGCACGACGATGCCGGTCTCTTCGGTGGCGGCCGACAGGGCGTTGAACAGGGCCGGCCGGTTTCCCCCCTTCGGTGTTCTGAAAAAGGGCATTTCCGAACTGAACATGCCTGTCAGGATGGCCTTGGAAATGGTATGAGACAGGGCCAGTCCGGCCAGTGCGGCGGCGAAGGTTTCCAGGCGCGTGGACTTGATCCGCGTGCGGTACAGGTAGGTCAGTTTCATGATTTTGAAACAGAACAGGGCCAGGGGCGGAAACATGAAAATGGCCAGTGGCGGATCCACATGCCGGGGGTCGAGCATCATTAACACAGACCAGAGAATGGCCCCGAAGGTGTAGAACAGGTTCAGGCTGTCGGAAATCCAGGGCAGCCACCCGGCCACGAAGTGGTAGCGCTGACCGATGGAAAGATGGGTGGTCTTTTCTTTCGAAAACAGGGCCCGACGGTGACGCTTGAGAATCTGAATGGCGCCGTAGGCCCAGCGGTACCGCTGCCGCTTATAGTCGGTGAAGGTGTCGGGGATCAGGCCCTTGCCGTAGCTTTCCTCGACATAGGCTCCTTGAAAACCATGTTCCATGATGCGCAGGCCCAGTTCGGCGTCTTCGGTGATGCACCATTCGGCCCAGCCACCGATTCGCTTCATGACCGAGGCCCGGATCATGGTCATGGTACCGTGCTCGATAATGGCGTTACGGTCGTTCCGGGTCACCATGCCGATGTGGAAAAAGCCCCTGTACTCCGCATAGCACATGGATTTGAAGAGGCTCTCGTCGCCGTCACGGTAATCCTGGGGCGCCTGGACAAAGCCGATGCCCGGATCGTCCAGGATGGGCACCAGGTCCATCAACCAGGAGGGCCTCACCTGGTAGTCGCTGTCGATGACCGCCACGATCTCGGCGTCCGGCGTCATGTTGGCCAGAGCGAAATTAAGTGCTCCGGCTTTATAGCCCCGCAGGGGGTCGACATGGAAGAACCGGAACCGCTCTCCCAGGGCCTGGCAGTAGTCGGCCACCGGCTGCCATTTGGCGGGGTCCTTGGTGTTGTTGTCGATAATCAGGACTTCAAAATTCGGGTAGTCGAGTTGAGACAGGCTGTTTAAGGTGCCCTTGAGCATATCGGGCGGTTCATTGTGAACCGGCACATGGATGGACACCTTGGGCAGGCGGCCGGGTTTGGTTCCCGGCGGTTTGATCACCTGGCTGAAAAAACGTCGGCGCCGCTTGACCCACGAAGTTTCCACCCATTCATGGGCCTCGATCAGTATGACCAGGTTGATGCCGAAGAATCCGATGGCCAGGACGATGCCGACGATCACCGTAGTCGGCGTCAGATATTGATTGGCGTAGTCATATCCGATCCAGACCAGGCTGATGCCGAAGAGGTGAGCGACGGCGGCCAGAAAGCTTTTACCGCGGCCTTTGATGGTGTTACTGTCAAACAGGAGTACCAGGAAGGTCAGGAAGGCGACCAGGATGGAACCCCCGGCCAGCAATCGCCAGTGGGGCTTGGGCACCACGGGCTCGGTAAAGGCGAACTTCTGGTTCCGAAAAACATCAAAAACGCCCCAGTAGGCCCCGACCGATCCTTCCGAGTCCTTTTTCCAGGGTTGATCAAAGGCTTCCATTATATAATAATCATAATCATTGGCGTGGGCCACGGCCAGGTATCGCCGCAGGAAAATAGCCTCGTTGGCTTCCGAGGCCACGGAGCTTTTGCGGGTCCGGCCGTTGCTGGGCCAGCCCACTTCCGCCATCAGAATGGGCTTTCTGGGGAATTTCTCCTGCAGCATTTTATAGGTCGCTTGAATATGGCCGATGGCGCCGTCCAGGTGGATGCCTTCCCAGTAGGGCAGAAAATGGGCGGCAATGAAATCCACATGCTTGGCCAGAATAGGATTGGCGATCCATACGTTCCAGGGTTCGCCGGTGCTGACGGGAATTTTCAGTGATGATCGGACTTGATCCAGATAGACGCAGACCTCCCTGGCGGTCAACTCACCCCGGAGAAGCGCTTCATTACCGACGATGACCCGTTTGACCGTGTCTTTGTTGGCTTTGCAGATGGCGATCAGTTTGCTGATCTCTTTTTCATTGTCGGCGGGGTCGGCGGTCAGCCAGGCACCGAGGGTCACCGTCATGCGGTATTTCTTGGCCAGGGCGGGGACCTCGCCCAGGGTGCCGGCGACGCCGTATGTTCGTAAGGAACGGACCTGCCCCTGGAGCCGGGCGATATCCTCTTCGATTTCCGCCACGGAGGGATAGATGTTGAGCGAAGGGTCCTGATTGACGCGGATGGGCGAAAAAGACATTCCAGCCACCGACGGGGGCCATGGCGGCTCCGTGGAAGGACGATTGGTGAGCGCCCAGAAACCGAAGGTGAGAACGGCAAATGCCAGACCGACCGAAATGTTGATAAAGACGTTTTTTCTTTTCATAACGTTATACCCTGCGCCTCCACGGGAGCTTTTATAACCTTTTGATGTGAATCATTATTTATTATAGCATTATCTATCGTATAAGGAAAAGTGAAACCGGAAAAAGAAGTTGGGGGTGTTCAGGTGAGAACAAGTGAAGCGTTGTTGACCTTTCTGGGTTTCATGCCGGTCGCTTTCCAGGGCGTTTGTGCCCCGTCCTTATCCTTCACGTTGATGAAAGGATGGGGTTATCTATCAGAAGGGGAAGACCCTGTCAACAGTTTTCCGGGCCTGAAACGTGCAGAGACCGAGCCGGCCGCCGCCGGCCGGAATACTGCGGTTTGCTTACTTCCGGTGGTGTTCCATGACAACGTCGCCCGCCTGCTGGGCCTGTGAGATTCTTGCAACTTCTCAACTTCTCAATGCCTCAACCCCTTCCCCCTGCTCCTTGAACCCTATAACTTGAACCATGAACCTTTTTCCCATTGACAACCTGATTTAGGCGGTTCATATTGTTCGTATGCTAACTAAATAGAAAAGGCTTCACTGATGATAACGGACGGCAGTCAGTCCCCGGAATGCATGATTTTTCTTCTTTCCAAGGCTTACCAGAAAGGGCACGCCCTGGTGAAAAAGCGGTTGCTGCCGTATGGCCTTACCAATATCCAGTATGTGATCCTGGAGGCATTGTGGCTGGCTGACGGCCTGTCCGCCGTGGAGCTGGGCGCCGTCCTGGCCATTGACAAGGCCACGCTGTCCGGAGTCCTGGAACGGATAAGCGAAGGCGGCTGGATAGAAAAACGAAGCGACGACCGGGACCGGCGCGCCATCCGGATTTTTTTGACGGAAAAAGCCAATCGCATGAAGGAGACACTTCAGAAGGAGCGGCAGGCAGCCAATGATGAGCTTCTTTCGAAGTTCACCATTGAAGAAAGGGTGCTGCTGCGGCGGCTGCTCAAGGATATATCGTAACTACCCTGGAAGGCTAAACAGGCTGTCTCGCAGCCTTCCTATATATTTTTGACTTTTTGCGATCCGATTTCGTTAGTTGATCGCCTGCTCTTTGAAAATTTGTTTAAAACATCTCCGACGCCAGGCTTTTTTGCCGCTGGGAG
This sequence is a window from Thermodesulfobacteriota bacterium. Protein-coding genes within it:
- a CDS encoding EAL domain-containing protein, translated to MNRKPTYAELEREISLLRREAARHQQDAETQREREQRYKTILERIQDAYYEVDFRGNFTFFNPQMCEMLGYTEEEMMGMNNRQYLDEFNAKLVYQTFNQVFRTEQPSNGFDWRLTRKDKSQIWVNASITLIKNQKGEKVGFRGIVRNISPQKELETELHRKAYFDPLTGLANRSLLNDRFEKAIARAYRYGSLLAVYVIDMNQTKDINDTMGHAAGDELIKGVARRLEESVRESDTVARTGGDEFVVLGEGVNLERGAWALGQKIINNIKNKPFNILGSAIFQEVSVGFSLYPLDAQTKEELLRQADVAMYYAKESLSIRPHRYSDQDDMLSTRFSIAQELRKAIEENQFLIFYQPQVNLKTREVIGMEALLRWNHPEKGLISPSDFIPVLERTGLIRTVGLRVERSVCEQIAAWREESRPINQKTINCCIYELNNPVMLEELMATIREYGVDSSMIGIEITERVATRQIEEVRKLLQALADEGITILLDDFGTGYSSLSLLQNLPIDIVKIDQSFVHAMLKDRYSASLVKAIITMCHETDRKVMAEGIETEDQLKFLVDLGCDYGQGFLFGRPTPPEHVYDI
- a CDS encoding glycosyltransferase, which produces MKRKNVFINISVGLAFAVLTFGFWALTNRPSTEPPWPPSVAGMSFSPIRVNQDPSLNIYPSVAEIEEDIARLQGQVRSLRTYGVAGTLGEVPALAKKYRMTVTLGAWLTADPADNEKEISKLIAICKANKDTVKRVIVGNEALLRGELTAREVCVYLDQVRSSLKIPVSTGEPWNVWIANPILAKHVDFIAAHFLPYWEGIHLDGAIGHIQATYKMLQEKFPRKPILMAEVGWPSNGRTRKSSVASEANEAIFLRRYLAVAHANDYDYYIMEAFDQPWKKDSEGSVGAYWGVFDVFRNQKFAFTEPVVPKPHWRLLAGGSILVAFLTFLVLLFDSNTIKGRGKSFLAAVAHLFGISLVWIGYDYANQYLTPTTVIVGIVLAIGFFGINLVILIEAHEWVETSWVKRRRRFFSQVIKPPGTKPGRLPKVSIHVPVHNEPPDMLKGTLNSLSQLDYPNFEVLIIDNNTKDPAKWQPVADYCQALGERFRFFHVDPLRGYKAGALNFALANMTPDAEIVAVIDSDYQVRPSWLMDLVPILDDPGIGFVQAPQDYRDGDESLFKSMCYAEYRGFFHIGMVTRNDRNAIIEHGTMTMIRASVMKRIGGWAEWCITEDAELGLRIMEHGFQGAYVEESYGKGLIPDTFTDYKRQRYRWAYGAIQILKRHRRALFSKEKTTHLSIGQRYHFVAGWLPWISDSLNLFYTFGAILWSVLMMLDPRHVDPPLAIFMFPPLALFCFKIMKLTYLYRTRIKSTRLETFAAALAGLALSHTISKAILTGMFSSEMPFFRTPKGGNRPALFNALSAATEETGIVVLLWMVSAGVILCQPYENTSAKLWSMVLLIQSLPYLATLIVSLTNALPMRKAGKPLSAPTGQIPLKSDT
- a CDS encoding MarR family transcriptional regulator, yielding MITDGSQSPECMIFLLSKAYQKGHALVKKRLLPYGLTNIQYVILEALWLADGLSAVELGAVLAIDKATLSGVLERISEGGWIEKRSDDRDRRAIRIFLTEKANRMKETLQKERQAANDELLSKFTIEERVLLRRLLKDIS